The Rhizobium sp. SL42 genome includes a region encoding these proteins:
- a CDS encoding tautomerase family protein has protein sequence MPVVRVSWFSGKDAKAKKAVAAEITESIVKNTGTDPNYIYVIFEDVAPSDWAGAGKIFGEETEKA, from the coding sequence ATGCCCGTCGTACGCGTAAGCTGGTTCAGCGGTAAGGATGCAAAGGCGAAGAAGGCGGTTGCCGCCGAAATCACCGAGAGCATCGTCAAGAACACAGGAACCGACCCGAACTACATCTACGTCATCTTCGAAGACGTTGCGCCGTCGGACTGGGCGGGTGCCGGCAAGATCTTCGGCGAAGAAACCGAAAAAGCCTGA
- a CDS encoding alpha/beta fold hydrolase → MAQKFLSTMSALSGLLLSASIAFAAPAIEVLGKDYVFPNKIEGLPTKLSDFTGLQINSFETSDGVKLSYWEAGSGRPLIFIPGWSANGADYVNVMYLLAQKYHVYVIDPRNQGLSENVQYGTRIARFGADLNEFIGHLGVERVDLCGWSMGASVIWSYIDLFGTDNIRKAAFIDEPISIYTHADWSEQERLDAGGMTTSPERMIAAFGGAPTNDQVVDMNAMRRYMENGSPAFQNSEAFAREFIKNDPKFMSLVLFDHAMNDWRDVVSHKIDVPTAIFTGENSNNVPSQRWMQSVIPGSELHVYKAEEQGDHFLAFKNPTKFTDDLSSFLER, encoded by the coding sequence ATGGCTCAAAAGTTTCTGTCCACAATGAGCGCCTTGTCAGGTCTGCTTTTGTCCGCGAGCATTGCATTCGCGGCACCCGCGATTGAAGTGCTTGGCAAGGACTATGTCTTTCCCAACAAGATTGAAGGCCTGCCGACGAAGCTCTCCGACTTTACCGGGCTACAGATCAACAGCTTTGAGACCAGCGATGGTGTCAAGCTTTCCTATTGGGAAGCGGGCAGCGGCCGGCCGCTGATCTTCATTCCCGGCTGGTCGGCCAATGGTGCTGACTACGTCAATGTCATGTATCTCCTCGCCCAGAAATACCATGTCTATGTGATCGATCCGCGCAATCAGGGCCTCTCCGAGAATGTCCAATACGGGACGCGGATCGCCCGCTTTGGCGCGGATCTGAACGAGTTCATTGGTCATCTCGGTGTCGAGAGAGTTGACTTGTGCGGCTGGTCGATGGGGGCGTCCGTCATCTGGAGCTATATCGATCTGTTCGGCACGGACAATATCCGCAAGGCGGCGTTCATTGACGAGCCGATCTCAATCTACACCCATGCCGACTGGTCAGAGCAAGAACGGCTTGACGCCGGCGGCATGACCACATCGCCTGAGCGCATGATTGCAGCCTTTGGCGGTGCGCCGACAAACGATCAGGTCGTCGATATGAATGCCATGCGACGCTACATGGAAAATGGCTCTCCGGCCTTCCAGAATTCGGAAGCCTTTGCTCGGGAGTTCATCAAGAATGACCCGAAGTTCATGAGCCTTGTCCTCTTCGATCACGCGATGAACGACTGGCGCGATGTCGTCAGCCATAAGATCGATGTGCCAACCGCCATCTTCACCGGCGAGAACAGCAACAATGTGCCAAGCCAGCGGTGGATGCAGTCCGTGATCCCAGGCTCGGAGTTGCATGTCTATAAGGCCGAAGAGCAGGGTGACCATTTCCTTGCTTTCAAAAACCCCACGAAGTTCACGGACGATCTCTCATCGTTCCTGGAGCGCTGA
- a CDS encoding LysR substrate-binding domain-containing protein, whose protein sequence is MAQLEQLNGIISFVEAGTLLSFTAAADKLGVTKSAVGKSVARLEERLGVKLLHRSTRKLTLTPDGEAYLASCRHALEEIGSAENALAAKSQQLAGRLRIDAPAAWGRQILLPLLAKITKQHPGLCLSLSLTDRIIDPVEEGVDLAIRFGETKSTTGLITRKLTEQRALIVASPDYLKARGEPVTVEDLQEHDCIVGFRRDIPNTWRVKATGGTIYRVTPPPTHEIGDGAAIVDAAVASLGLAQMPSSLVASHIAAGRLVSVLEAFTGARIEISAIWPSTKQLLPRVRHVVEILADEGRRGNLGE, encoded by the coding sequence ATGGCTCAGCTTGAGCAACTCAACGGCATCATCAGCTTTGTCGAAGCGGGAACCCTTCTGAGTTTCACCGCAGCCGCAGACAAGCTGGGCGTGACGAAGTCCGCCGTGGGCAAAAGCGTTGCCCGGCTGGAAGAGAGGCTCGGTGTAAAGCTCCTGCATCGCAGCACCCGCAAGCTGACTTTAACGCCCGATGGAGAGGCCTATCTGGCCAGTTGCCGTCACGCTCTCGAAGAAATCGGTTCTGCGGAAAATGCGCTCGCCGCAAAAAGCCAGCAGCTCGCCGGTCGATTGCGGATTGATGCACCTGCTGCCTGGGGCCGGCAGATTCTGCTGCCCTTGCTTGCGAAGATCACAAAGCAACATCCCGGCCTTTGCCTGTCCCTGTCGCTGACTGACAGGATCATCGATCCGGTCGAGGAGGGTGTGGATCTTGCCATCCGGTTTGGCGAGACCAAAAGCACCACCGGGCTGATCACCCGCAAGCTGACCGAACAAAGAGCGCTGATCGTTGCCTCACCGGATTATCTCAAAGCACGCGGTGAGCCTGTCACGGTCGAGGACTTGCAGGAGCATGACTGCATTGTTGGTTTCCGCCGGGATATCCCAAACACATGGCGGGTCAAGGCGACAGGCGGCACAATCTATCGTGTTACACCACCGCCGACCCATGAGATCGGTGACGGCGCGGCGATTGTCGATGCTGCAGTGGCAAGCCTTGGACTAGCACAAATGCCAAGTTCGCTAGTTGCCAGTCATATCGCAGCCGGAAGACTTGTCTCTGTTCTGGAGGCGTTCACCGGGGCAAGAATCGAGATCTCCGCCATCTGGCCATCGACAAAGCAGCTTCTCCCGCGCGTCAGGCATGTGGTTGAGATCCTCGCAGACGAGGGCCGCCGCGGAAACCTCGGCGAGTAG
- a CDS encoding antibiotic biosynthesis monooxygenase — MSQITRIIHRRANPGQEAHCERLVRDMLAACSRSPGYLFSTVIPPRMDGEEFHIVQCFTTQAALDIWRNSKDAAEWHERLRHVSDHEPEYRVFNTTDLWFSATGLEGQKQPARWRMAVVTWMGIFPLASLAVAFLFPLLTALPFILRMMILTVLIVFAMYWIVMPRLLRWLAWWLKR; from the coding sequence ATGTCACAGATTACACGCATCATCCATCGTCGCGCCAATCCGGGTCAGGAAGCCCATTGTGAGCGCCTTGTTCGGGACATGCTCGCCGCCTGCTCGAGATCACCCGGTTATCTGTTCTCGACCGTCATTCCGCCAAGAATGGACGGCGAGGAATTTCATATTGTCCAGTGCTTCACGACGCAGGCGGCCCTCGATATCTGGCGCAACTCGAAGGATGCGGCCGAGTGGCATGAACGCTTGCGGCATGTCTCGGACCATGAGCCCGAATACCGGGTCTTCAATACGACCGACTTGTGGTTCTCGGCTACGGGTCTGGAAGGTCAGAAACAACCGGCACGCTGGCGGATGGCTGTGGTGACCTGGATGGGAATATTTCCACTGGCGTCCTTGGCCGTGGCCTTCCTGTTTCCCCTCCTGACGGCCCTGCCATTCATCCTCAGAATGATGATCCTGACCGTGTTGATCGTCTTTGCCATGTACTGGATCGTCATGCCGCGCCTGTTGCGCTGGCTGGCCTGGTGGCTGAAGCGGTAA
- a CDS encoding Rid family detoxifying hydrolase has protein sequence MTRMTVTVPDLAPPIGPFAQGVWAGDLLYASGQVGQDPTSGMMVPGGIEAETSQAFENIRRVLAAAGLGFEHIIKTSVFLADINYFSAMNAIYGRMFEAPFPARTTVEVVKLALDARVEIDFVARRP, from the coding sequence ATGACCAGAATGACAGTGACCGTACCGGATCTTGCGCCACCGATTGGACCGTTTGCGCAGGGTGTCTGGGCCGGCGATCTTCTCTATGCTTCGGGCCAGGTCGGGCAGGATCCGACCAGCGGCATGATGGTCCCCGGCGGCATCGAGGCGGAGACCTCTCAAGCGTTCGAGAACATCAGGCGCGTCCTGGCCGCGGCAGGTCTGGGGTTCGAGCATATCATCAAGACCAGCGTGTTCCTTGCCGACATCAACTACTTTTCGGCCATGAACGCCATCTATGGACGGATGTTTGAGGCGCCCTTTCCAGCACGCACAACGGTAGAGGTGGTCAAGCTCGCACTGGACGCCCGTGTCGAGATCGATTTCGTCGCGCGGCGACCCTGA
- a CDS encoding pyridoxal phosphate-dependent aminotransferase, which produces MKSNSGWQGRFPRNEIISLLDVNRRYNLAESTAQDLTFGEIMNLAGGASALDELKMGYGSSAGLPRLRTGIAALTGVKPNQVVTTQGTALGLFLLAFELCRPGDEAVIVTPCFPPSRDSLIATGVTLRECRLSFDQSYRLTADLLEPLLSERTKLVSIASPQNPNGVSTTLAETEAILELMRAKAPAARLFVDETYRDATYGNEPPPPSAAALGDEIITGGSVSKAHGAPGLRVGWLTVREPALLERLIVAKMNMVISGSPLDETLAAAILDNREKILRARRELLSNGLSKVAAWVENHEGSVDWVRPDGGALCCLRLNPKAFDEAGIGRFWSALPEADLQIGDGTWFGETSAVLRLGFGYLPIDVLPAALDALSKAIRAAGQPCR; this is translated from the coding sequence TTGAAAAGCAATTCAGGTTGGCAGGGACGTTTCCCTCGAAACGAGATCATTTCACTGCTGGACGTCAACCGGCGATACAACCTAGCCGAAAGCACGGCACAGGATTTGACCTTCGGGGAGATTATGAACCTGGCGGGAGGAGCCTCCGCGCTGGACGAGTTGAAGATGGGCTATGGCTCATCGGCTGGTCTCCCGCGCCTTCGCACCGGGATCGCGGCTCTCACAGGTGTTAAACCGAACCAAGTCGTAACCACGCAGGGTACGGCCCTCGGCCTGTTTCTGCTGGCTTTCGAGCTTTGTCGTCCAGGCGACGAAGCCGTCATTGTGACGCCTTGCTTTCCACCGTCGCGCGACTCGCTCATCGCCACAGGTGTCACCTTACGCGAATGCCGCCTCTCCTTCGATCAAAGTTACCGTCTGACCGCTGACCTACTCGAACCACTTCTCAGCGAACGCACAAAACTCGTCAGCATCGCAAGCCCGCAGAATCCGAACGGAGTTAGCACCACTTTGGCAGAGACAGAGGCCATCCTGGAACTGATGCGCGCAAAGGCGCCTGCGGCACGTCTCTTCGTCGATGAGACCTACCGCGATGCGACATATGGGAACGAACCCCCTCCTCCCAGTGCTGCAGCACTGGGCGACGAAATCATCACCGGAGGTTCCGTGTCGAAGGCACATGGCGCGCCCGGACTTCGTGTCGGGTGGTTGACCGTTCGCGAGCCCGCGCTTCTGGAGCGGCTGATCGTTGCGAAAATGAACATGGTGATTTCAGGATCGCCACTCGATGAGACCCTGGCTGCTGCCATCCTCGACAACCGCGAAAAAATACTGCGTGCGCGTCGTGAACTGCTCTCGAACGGGCTGTCGAAGGTCGCAGCCTGGGTCGAAAACCATGAGGGCTCTGTCGATTGGGTCAGGCCGGATGGTGGCGCCTTGTGCTGCCTTCGATTGAACCCGAAGGCTTTTGATGAGGCGGGAATTGGTCGTTTTTGGTCGGCGCTGCCAGAGGCGGACCTCCAAATTGGTGACGGCACATGGTTCGGGGAGACTTCCGCAGTACTGCGCCTCGGTTTTGGTTATCTGCCGATTGATGTTCTTCCAGCCGCGCTGGATGCGCTTTCGAAAGCGATAAGGGCAGCGGGGCAGCCATGTCGGTAG
- a CDS encoding aldehyde dehydrogenase family protein, with product MSVVGVSPVCNREAISVDEALATAHAARRACRDLPAHVRMSALRNAAASVFDKREMMAHTIVAEGVKTIREARREVDRCHETLLLAAEEARRLGGECVNFGQSAASAGRIGWWERRPLGVVVGITPYNDPLNLVAHKIAPAVAAGAPIIIKPHPRTPTSAHELARAFSGSGLPDGAIQILEADNTQAMELVSDARTSFVSFTGGKQAGEAISRQAIGKRLALELGGVCIAAVASDADVPRAADALASGIVWAAGQNCVHTQRIFAERAVFEQLAQSLTDRLQALRWDDPFSEMADYGSLISEEHADRVHAQIVNTCSRGATLLVGGRRFGRRLEPTLLTGVPDDHPLAREEIFAPVATIEVVDSLTEAENRAADNGAMINSAIFTNRLDSILSWHNALDTGATIVNDSTDFRIDAMPFGGNSSAGLGREGIRFAIEAMTEPKLICIRT from the coding sequence ATGTCGGTAGTCGGTGTTTCACCTGTTTGCAATAGAGAAGCCATCTCCGTCGATGAGGCATTGGCAACGGCGCACGCCGCCCGGCGAGCATGCCGCGACCTGCCGGCACATGTCCGCATGTCCGCATTGCGTAATGCGGCAGCGAGCGTCTTCGACAAACGGGAAATGATGGCCCACACGATCGTGGCCGAGGGTGTGAAGACGATCCGCGAAGCACGGCGCGAAGTCGATCGGTGCCATGAAACCTTGCTACTTGCGGCAGAAGAAGCGCGGCGACTGGGTGGAGAGTGCGTGAACTTTGGTCAATCGGCTGCCTCTGCTGGCCGGATTGGTTGGTGGGAGCGCCGCCCGCTCGGCGTGGTCGTTGGGATAACGCCATACAACGATCCTCTCAATCTCGTTGCCCACAAAATCGCACCCGCTGTCGCCGCCGGAGCGCCCATCATCATCAAACCGCATCCTCGCACCCCAACCAGCGCCCATGAACTGGCGCGAGCGTTTTCGGGCAGCGGACTTCCAGACGGAGCCATCCAGATCCTCGAAGCGGACAACACTCAGGCGATGGAACTGGTTTCAGACGCGCGAACGTCGTTCGTCTCTTTCACCGGAGGCAAACAGGCGGGCGAAGCGATCTCCCGGCAGGCGATTGGCAAACGCTTAGCACTGGAACTTGGCGGGGTTTGCATTGCAGCCGTTGCATCGGACGCCGATGTGCCGCGTGCGGCCGACGCCCTGGCTTCTGGCATTGTTTGGGCGGCCGGACAAAACTGTGTACACACCCAGCGGATATTCGCCGAACGCGCTGTGTTCGAGCAACTGGCGCAAAGCCTCACTGACCGCCTGCAAGCGTTGCGTTGGGACGATCCATTTTCAGAAATGGCCGACTACGGCTCCCTGATAAGCGAGGAGCATGCCGATCGTGTCCATGCTCAAATCGTCAATACCTGCAGTCGCGGCGCAACGCTGCTCGTGGGCGGACGGCGTTTCGGGCGGCGGCTGGAGCCGACATTGTTGACGGGCGTTCCTGACGATCACCCGCTTGCTCGAGAGGAGATCTTCGCGCCGGTCGCCACTATTGAAGTCGTTGACAGCCTCACAGAAGCGGAAAACCGGGCGGCTGACAATGGCGCGATGATCAATTCGGCCATCTTCACCAACCGCCTTGATTCCATCCTTTCCTGGCACAATGCGCTTGATACGGGTGCGACGATCGTCAACGACAGCACCGACTTTCGGATCGATGCGATGCCATTCGGTGGCAACAGCAGCGCCGGTCTTGGCCGGGAGGGCATCCGTTTCGCCATCGAGGCGATGACCGAGCCGAAACTCATTTGCATAAGGACTTAA
- a CDS encoding trans-sulfuration enzyme family protein, whose protein sequence is MAKDEQLRGSTNAVSPEIVTATSFHTHPDLVGFSANDLTLDAPHFYTRWSNPTVAALEEKLAQLECGEAGLCFASGMAAISALFLTLLRSGDHLILSEVCYAGVAELAHDILPKFGIAVSAVDTGDPTNVAAAVRPETRLIHIETPANPILKLTDIAAVAAIARSCGARLSVDSTIATPIATRPLSLGADFVVHSLSKYLCGHGDAIGGGIVGSSAAMAEMRKEALIHHGGCMSPFAAWLILRGIETLEARMAIHERNAGVVARFLESHLKVEKTYWPGLSSHPQHELAKRQMSNFSGMVTFSVGNGIELARRVADAARTFSYAVSLGKTKSLVFYIPSDDIASSSYKMYPDSTARYKDWIGDGAFRVSVGLENPVRLVDELSAFLDKS, encoded by the coding sequence ATGGCGAAAGACGAACAATTGCGGGGTAGCACAAATGCTGTATCTCCAGAGATCGTTACGGCGACGAGTTTTCACACCCACCCCGACCTCGTCGGATTTTCCGCCAATGATTTGACGCTGGACGCGCCACATTTTTACACGCGATGGAGTAACCCGACTGTCGCTGCCCTCGAAGAGAAACTGGCCCAGCTTGAATGCGGCGAGGCCGGCCTTTGCTTTGCCAGCGGTATGGCGGCCATATCGGCCTTGTTCCTCACGCTGCTCCGCAGCGGCGATCATCTCATCCTGTCCGAGGTTTGCTATGCTGGCGTGGCGGAACTCGCGCACGACATCCTGCCAAAATTCGGTATTGCCGTTTCGGCTGTCGATACCGGCGATCCCACCAACGTCGCCGCGGCCGTGCGGCCTGAGACCCGCCTCATCCATATCGAAACACCGGCAAATCCGATCCTGAAGCTGACCGACATTGCAGCCGTAGCCGCAATTGCCAGGAGCTGCGGTGCGAGGCTTTCGGTTGATTCCACCATCGCAACCCCCATTGCAACACGCCCGCTGTCGCTTGGCGCCGACTTTGTGGTCCACTCGCTCAGCAAATATCTTTGCGGCCACGGTGACGCAATTGGCGGCGGAATTGTCGGTAGCTCTGCCGCGATGGCCGAGATGCGGAAGGAGGCCCTTATCCATCACGGCGGCTGCATGTCGCCTTTCGCAGCCTGGCTGATCCTTCGCGGTATCGAAACGCTCGAAGCCAGAATGGCGATTCACGAGCGGAACGCCGGCGTTGTCGCCCGCTTTTTGGAAAGCCATTTAAAGGTTGAGAAAACATACTGGCCGGGGCTGTCATCGCATCCGCAGCATGAACTCGCCAAGCGGCAAATGAGCAACTTTTCGGGCATGGTGACGTTCTCGGTCGGAAACGGGATAGAACTCGCCCGGCGTGTGGCTGATGCAGCAAGAACGTTCAGCTATGCGGTATCTCTCGGGAAGACAAAGAGCCTAGTATTCTACATCCCTTCCGACGATATCGCTAGCTCATCGTATAAAATGTATCCCGATTCGACGGCGCGCTACAAGGATTGGATAGGAGACGGAGCCTTCCGCGTTTCGGTGGGATTGGAAAATCCCGTTCGGCTCGTTGACGAGTTGAGTGCATTTCTTGACAAATCCTAG
- a CDS encoding sensor domain-containing protein — translation MLSTALTVESQFIEPLFAAITVDSGTIQRDSYVSTANLAFWSFDPETGHLWWSSELDRLFVQLSSELDLHQVRPIVSTALSPWLQGIARRSLKSDSEQWKDLKLRTGPFHHRGKTIRFRCHVQEQQSHSMILTGIAFEDDPDGVDQPEGIFREAFEYGPIGAVLIDSHGLYLKVNEAFAGMLGYARDELSGRHVHQVTPPNDISVDPEAVQALLLEGNGRATFFKKYVHRDGHIVDARIEMVTLSGDITRPDEALRFLAFVQDLTELRKTQAELYTSQLRSELALESAGIGIWEWNGQENMGFYSRRTCEILDVELEELPSSESWLARIHPEDLPAYVEIRKRHLDGDAPLHRAEVRIRQRNGSYKWIEDLGKIVERDEYGQPLRMVGTLLDIHDRKVMEETLARQSREIASLVEHSPDGIIRYDRELRRLHANPAMRRFIGGIDPKEVIGQVAEKNDATGIPDDYLLALRSVLKTGEETELETTYSSSSGERNWLHARFTPEIDARGKLSSVLVSIRDITEAISHRERIQKLAYFDALTGLPNRARFNRDFETILTEAAAKNNQFALIILDIDNFKDVNDTLGHAAGDQLLCEVAQRLTGELRHSDTTARLGGDEFAIFLEDVEHRQNVTEITSRLLTAIAQPYHLDGRDIFVSGSLGIACYPDDGSTSRDLFAHADAALYEAKARGRNNFQYYDETFSANARLRVKLGNALHTARANNELELYFQPKVDLPSGEIIGAEALLRWRHPELGLLMPDSFIAIAEENGSIIDIGGWVIRTAVQTAVDWNVERRKPLKIAINLSPRQFKQNDLAKQIEFALKQTGCLAEWLECEITESLLLKDEAGIQATLEKIQTMGVSIAIDDFGTGHSALAYLGRFPIDVLKIDRSFIAEMDKSDRGRELVKAFTSIADALGMTTVAEGIETSEQAASLNGFGCGIGQGYLFGKPVPLQDFAKYFEDYSAD, via the coding sequence ATGCTGTCGACCGCACTTACCGTGGAATCACAGTTCATCGAACCATTGTTTGCGGCGATCACCGTCGACAGCGGCACAATTCAACGAGACTCATACGTCTCCACCGCGAACCTGGCCTTCTGGTCATTCGACCCTGAAACAGGTCACCTTTGGTGGTCCAGCGAACTCGACAGGCTTTTCGTCCAGCTTTCAAGCGAACTCGATCTGCACCAAGTTCGGCCGATCGTAAGCACGGCCCTCTCGCCTTGGCTGCAAGGCATCGCTCGACGGTCGCTTAAATCGGACAGCGAGCAGTGGAAAGATCTAAAGCTGCGGACCGGACCTTTCCACCATCGCGGTAAAACCATCCGGTTCCGATGCCATGTGCAGGAGCAACAAAGCCATTCGATGATCCTCACGGGAATTGCGTTTGAAGACGACCCGGATGGCGTTGATCAGCCCGAGGGGATATTTCGCGAGGCATTTGAATACGGACCGATCGGCGCGGTGCTTATCGATTCGCATGGCCTCTACCTGAAAGTGAATGAAGCTTTCGCGGGTATGCTGGGTTATGCCCGTGACGAGCTTTCCGGACGCCACGTCCATCAAGTCACGCCTCCCAATGATATTAGTGTCGACCCGGAAGCCGTACAGGCCCTTCTGCTGGAAGGAAACGGACGGGCAACATTCTTCAAGAAATATGTCCACCGCGACGGGCATATCGTCGATGCACGAATCGAAATGGTGACCCTCTCGGGTGATATCACGAGACCAGACGAGGCCCTTCGCTTTCTCGCCTTTGTTCAGGACCTTACGGAGCTGCGGAAAACACAGGCCGAACTGTACACGTCTCAGCTACGCTCGGAACTCGCACTCGAAAGCGCGGGAATCGGTATATGGGAATGGAATGGCCAGGAAAATATGGGCTTCTATTCGCGGCGGACATGCGAAATTCTCGATGTGGAACTGGAAGAGCTGCCCTCTTCGGAAAGCTGGCTTGCCCGCATCCATCCTGAAGATCTTCCGGCTTATGTTGAAATTCGCAAGCGGCATCTGGACGGCGATGCACCCCTTCACAGGGCGGAAGTCCGTATTCGTCAACGAAATGGCTCGTACAAGTGGATTGAGGATCTCGGTAAGATCGTCGAACGCGACGAGTACGGCCAACCGCTGCGCATGGTCGGAACGCTTCTGGATATCCACGATCGCAAAGTCATGGAAGAGACGTTGGCACGACAGTCGCGCGAAATCGCTTCTCTGGTGGAGCACTCCCCCGACGGTATCATCCGCTATGATCGAGAACTTCGCCGGTTGCATGCAAACCCGGCCATGCGGCGCTTTATTGGGGGCATCGATCCGAAGGAGGTTATAGGCCAAGTAGCAGAAAAAAACGACGCCACGGGGATTCCCGATGACTATCTTTTGGCGCTCCGTTCTGTCTTGAAAACCGGCGAGGAGACCGAGCTGGAGACGACATACTCGTCTTCTTCGGGGGAACGTAATTGGCTGCATGCTCGCTTTACGCCGGAAATCGATGCCCGAGGGAAACTGTCGAGCGTTCTGGTGTCGATACGTGATATTACCGAAGCCATATCGCACCGGGAACGCATACAGAAGCTTGCCTATTTCGATGCTCTAACAGGGCTACCCAATCGCGCCCGTTTCAATCGCGACTTTGAGACGATACTGACCGAAGCTGCAGCCAAGAACAATCAGTTTGCTCTCATTATTTTGGACATCGACAACTTCAAGGATGTAAATGATACGCTCGGCCATGCGGCGGGCGACCAGCTCCTGTGTGAGGTTGCCCAGAGGCTCACGGGTGAGCTGCGGCATTCCGACACTACCGCCCGCCTTGGCGGCGACGAGTTTGCCATTTTTCTGGAGGATGTGGAACATCGGCAAAACGTAACCGAAATCACCAGCCGGCTGCTCACGGCGATAGCCCAACCATACCATCTTGATGGCCGTGACATTTTCGTTTCGGGCAGTCTCGGAATAGCCTGCTATCCAGATGATGGCTCCACCTCGCGCGATCTCTTCGCCCACGCCGATGCTGCTCTTTACGAGGCAAAGGCACGGGGCCGGAATAATTTCCAATATTACGACGAGACATTCAGTGCCAACGCGAGACTGCGGGTAAAGCTCGGTAATGCCTTGCACACCGCTCGCGCCAACAATGAGTTGGAGCTCTATTTCCAGCCGAAGGTCGACCTCCCGTCCGGCGAGATCATCGGTGCCGAGGCGCTGCTGCGCTGGCGGCATCCTGAGCTTGGACTCTTGATGCCCGATTCCTTCATCGCGATCGCGGAAGAAAACGGGTCTATCATCGATATTGGCGGCTGGGTTATTCGAACGGCTGTACAGACGGCCGTCGACTGGAACGTCGAGCGCAGAAAACCGCTGAAAATTGCTATCAACCTTTCACCCCGGCAATTCAAGCAGAACGACCTTGCGAAGCAGATCGAGTTTGCCTTGAAGCAGACCGGCTGCCTAGCGGAATGGCTGGAATGCGAAATCACAGAAAGCCTGCTGCTTAAGGATGAGGCCGGTATTCAAGCGACGCTGGAAAAGATCCAGACGATGGGAGTTAGCATTGCCATTGACGATTTTGGAACCGGCCATTCGGCTCTTGCCTATCTTGGCCGCTTCCCGATCGACGTCTTGAAGATTGACCGGTCCTTTATCGCCGAAATGGACAAGAGCGATCGCGGCAGGGAACTGGTAAAGGCCTTTACTTCCATCGCCGATGCACTTGGAATGACGACAGTGGCCGAGGGGATCGAGACAAGCGAGCAGGCAGCAAGCCTGAATGGTTTCGGTTGTGGAATCGGACAAGGTTATCTGTTCGGCAAGCCAGTTCCTCTCCAGGATTTCGCGAAGTATTTCGAGGACTATTCAGCTGATTGA